Genomic segment of Arachis hypogaea cultivar Tifrunner chromosome 16, arahy.Tifrunner.gnm2.J5K5, whole genome shotgun sequence:
attcttataaaCACtgagatatttatttattatactatacttttttttaatttaaatattttgtgaattttttaatttatactaTTGTTTAGCAATTGTATAaatgacaaaaaatataaatttattttatacaagTTAAATATGTacgtaaaatatttatttttaaaacttttcaggtataaatacaacaaatatttgattttttgtgCATTGCACTCATACACACCCTAATATATTTACAATTTTAACTACTATTAAAATATTACCAATAAAATAGTAAATGATAATAAATGGtaatacaataatttatttgaaaaaaataatttaattttaaatttcaagcttctaattttaaagaatttgaatgGTAAAATTcagctttttaaaatataaaaagtttctaatatttttgaaaaaaaataattgtgtttgataaaataatttttaaactttaaaaatactatattatacataaatataagaattaaatataaaattaattaatttataaaattatattagactttttaattttaataaacacaaattatttttaaaaaattatactttaaatgttttttaaattttttattttttgaaaattataaatacaaGTGCAATAGTGcataatctttttttaatttatgaaaaataaaataaaaaatttgtatttgtAAAAATTCCAGATACATCTTAAAAAAGTATTACTCAAAATCAAGCGTTAGGAGAGTGAGATGTAAAATTTGACAAAGGAGTAAAAGGACCATAACatttaaataaaaagaagaaagaattagaAAGATTGATTTTTGATGTGCCCCTCTAAGAAATGAATCGGGTCAACGGGTCGGGTTTTGAATATTTGACGGAACAAGGGCAGATAAAAACATGAACCCTAAGCAAAAGCAAAACCCTAGCTCCATTCCCTCAGCAGCAAGCAGCTCCATCCACCATGGTATGTCCAACATTGCTTCTCAACGGTTCCACACCCTACTCTCTGTAGATTTAACCTCAACTCTCTGAATTTTTGTTTCGTTTCAGGGCATCGATTTGAAAGCAGGAGGTAAGTCGAAGAAGACCAAGCGTACAGCCCCCAAATCCAATGATATCTACCTCAAGCTCCTCGTCAAGGTacctttcttcatcatcatcacttgCACATTCCTCTGTTGTTTACGTTATTCAAATTTTGGCCCTATTTCCAGCTATACCGTTTCCTTGTTCGGAGGACTGGTAGTAACTTCAACGCCGTCATCCTCAAGCGTCTTTTCATGAGCAAAGTCAACAAGCCACCGCTATCTCTCTCCCGCTTGATCCGTTACATGAAGGGAAAGGTAGCTTTTCTATGCCCCTTTCTTTATTTCAATTCATTTGAACTGTATAACTATAACCTGAGATGTTAGTTTAAAGaagcttttgtttttgtttgttggaTGGATTAGGAGGATAAGATAGCTGTAGTTGTTGGAGCTGTGACAGATGATATTAGGGTGTATGAAGTGCCTGCATTGAAGGTAACTGCCCTGAGATTCACTGAAACTGCCAGAGCTCGGATTGAGAAGGCTGGTGGCGAGTGTCTTACCTTTGATCAGCTTGCTCTTAGAGCTCCTCTTGGCCAGAACACAGTATGGATTTTAATTCAGCTCTTGTCTCTACTTAACTATATTGTGTGCTCTTCTCTTCTGTCTTTGAGATTTCATATTACGAATGCTTTACCCTTGTAATGACCAATTAGTTACTCGTTATGGTTATCGTCTTAGCGGATGTCCCCATTGCTATTCCAACACTCAATATCAATTTGATGATTGGTGATATTTGGAGTCCAGAGTTTCTTGTACTTGGCACATAATTTGCTTGATCCCTGAACGATCTTTACATTTTCACCCCCTCAAACCACtgtattttctatttatataataacGTATTATTTGTCTCCAGCAACTTTCATCCCAGTTAATTAAGATCCACTATGACAGTTGCTATTAGGGCCCTACTCTGTGTTCTGCATTTCTGCTAGGATAGCTTTAGAGGGAACAGAAAATATAACTAGCACTTCTGTTCTACTGTTTTGCTAGGTGCATTGTTAGGGTttcaaaataaaaggaaattatgatttaaaacttgttttttttcttttgaaaatatttagcTTTTATTTAAGTAATGATTTCTTTTCAAATCAACTAGTTCTCTACGGAGGAAGGAAAAATGTTAGCAgagtataaaaaataatgaaattatatTTGGGATATTGTTTCAGGTTCTTCTTAGAGGCCCTAAGAATGCCCGCGAGGCTGTCAAGCACTTTGGACCAGCACCTGGTGTGCCCCATAGTCACACCAAGCCCTACGTTCGTGCAAAGGGACGGAAATTTGAGCGTGCTAGAGGAAGAAGGAATAGCAGAGGCTTCAGAGTTTGAGTTCTGGAGCTCAAAGATGAAGGATTTTCCGTTTTATCATGTGACCGTTCTGTAttgttttccttctttttgtGTCGTTAAAACAGTTGATTTTAGTTCAGTTTTTCTTCCCTCAAAGGGGAAAAGGGATTGGAACTCGCTCAACAATTTTGGTTTATCACTACTGTTCTAATGAACTCTATGAAAGGATTAATGAGTAGATTTTCTTCATTTGTTCATGATCGTTACCTTTGCTTGtctaattgattattttttaacttGTTTTGAACATGAATTGTATTTTAACGTAAAAACATGTCTATTTGCCGCACTCAAAAGCTATTCAGTTTCCTGAATTACTTAGAACAGAAGGCATAAATACACGTAATTGCCAAAAGAACCCCACCTAGAAATCATTACAGATCCAGGTCATGTGGGAATGACTCAATGCTCGAACTGGGTGCGGATGGTTTTTAACGCGTAATCTTATTCTTTTATACGTAACCTAAGTTGAGGTAGCGAAATCCTTGGAGCCAAAATACTGAAAATAGAATGTACGAAGGATAATGGAGATTAAAATTTCTTTATGAAGTCGTGTATATGGGCGCTGATCTCGTCTGGCCTTTCCTGATTTATAAAGTGAGCTACTCCTTCCATTACAACCAGTTCTTGCAGGAATGGCACCTCTTTCTTGAATCCACCATCATGTATATATTCCTTAACACCCGGAGTGTTATAGGTAACATCCAGGTCTCCCACAATGAACTTCACTGGAACTTTGATCTGTACTCCAGTCCACGGTGCTGTCAGCTCCCAGGTTCTGTACACAATAAACAAATTTTACTTGATCATTGATGCATTTGTAGGTCTGGTTCAACTAATTCTAGAATCTAGAGTAACAAGAAAAGTAATATGATTATGAAAATTGAAAACACATATATCCATAAAACAACATTCGTTCTGTCACAGTTAACGGAAGGAATATGAGAATATAATAAGGAAGGAGTGGATGCAGACCAACAGACTCAACAGGTAGTAGAATTGACTTGGTACTATTGCATGAATGAAAATTTTAACTCCAGGCAGCTACAATATACGTATATTAATGTTTAACAGTGAGAGTTAGAAGAAGCTTACAGGTCAATAGCTCGATAGTAATTTAGCCCGCCTGTGAAGCCTTTCTGGTCAAATTTGCTAGCATAATAATTGATATCTTCTTCAGTCAGCCATGAAGGTAAAGCAACCCGAAGATTAGGTGAACCGCCAAATCCGATCTCCTTGGGCACACAAGGCGGGCGTGGATCGCGCGACACAAGaaatgtttttattattcttgaagTACCAGCTCGGGCAAACTCTTCTTCGGCCTCCCCAGGTTTCTGCGGCACACCAAATACAACATATTAACCTGTATACGGATGCATGGAACTAGCAATTTTTACCATAAGACATAAAAGTGTATTTAAACTTGTGGTCAATTTTGAATTCGATTCGACAGGTACTTATTCATGAACATCAGGAACTTAATTGTGAAGGTTGCATTAAGAAGCCTACATTATTGTTTGGAACTCAAAACAGGAAAACGATGGAAGAAAAAGTTGAGTCAAAGAAGAACTAACACGCACAAGGGACAATATTTTGGCAGTAATTAGAACATTTAGTTAGCATAGTACAAGGTACCAAATTAAGTATTTAGTCCCCAACATCTTTTGAGCACAAATAACCAATATGTCATTTCTTTCTGAACTTAGACTGATTATTAAAGCAAATACGAACCGTATATTAGACTATTACAGACGTTGCTGTGAAATTAAGGTAAGAACTAAGAACTCAAACAAGGTTGAAGCATTATACatatattaaaaaactaattcaCCTAAGCAGAACGTGCATAAGTAGTCGCAAACATGAACGAATGCAATTAAAGGACAAATTTAGAGGATTAAATTCGGGTAGAAAATTGACCTGGAACCTGCAGATGTAGTAATCATCGCCAAGCATAGCCCTCAAGCTCTGAAGGGGCTTCCACTTAGGGTTTCTGGGTCGGAAAACGACGCTCATGTTGACCAAGGCCTTGATCCGATCGGGCCTGAACAAGCAGAAGTACCAAGCCATGGCGGCTCCCCAGTCGTGGCCGACGAGGAAGACCTGGTCGATGCGGAGGGCGTCGAGGAGTCCGACGAGGTCACCGACGATGTGGAGGGCGGAGTAGGAGGAGGGGGAAGGAGGGGCGTCGGTGTCGCCGTAGCCGCGGAGGTCGGGGGCGATGCAGCGGTAGCCTTGGGCGGAGAGGGAGAGGAGCTGGTGGCGCCATGAGTACCAGAGCTCAGGGAAGCCATGGAGGAAGAGGACGGCGGGGCCTGAACCTATGGATACCACGTGCATTTTAATACCGTTGGTGTTGACCCACGTGTGTTCTATCTTCTCCATGTTTGAGAATTCTAGCAAGATGATGCAGAGCGAAGATGATGCACCGTTTAGTGTTTATCGCTTTTGCCCTGCCCTCTCCTTTCTTCAATACAATACAAAGATTGCTCGGTCAAAACCATTGACTCTCtactcatttttttatttgagaGTAAATACTAAATAGTCATTAGACGAATTTCaacatttgttttttttataaaataactcccaaaaaatatattttatttgagaCAGTTTGGtcaataatttattcttttagtcaattattaaattgcaataaaattattaatctaCTATTTTCTCAACATTATTACTATTATCACTCCTATTCGCTCCAATCTTTTTCTCCATCTCATTCTTCTATCATCACCCATGTCCACCACCCAATCTCACACTACATTATTAATGTCGTCATTCTCACTTTacctttttttgttttattctatcTCTCTATTCATTATTCTATTTTACTGTCCTCACCTACTAATACCAGTATCAGAAAagataaaaacactaaaaaaaactaaaaaacatgGGAAAGTTTTTAGTGGAAAAAGTATTCTCCAAACCTTGATGAACCAAGTAGAAAGATGTTGATTCAAGGGCCAGGATGGCTTTCGTACAGCAGTTCTCCCCAATTCCATATTTAACCCAAACTTTAATAAATTTGCAGAGCGGTTCAGTGTTGTTTGGTTCGATTTGATTTTTAAGAACCGATTTATCTATTTTTTGGACGAATTGGGTCAATATTTTTTTGCTTATCATGGTACTTAGAACCTGGGCTAccctcttcaaaaaaaaaaacctgtaATACAAAATCCAAATCCCCAAAAAGCACCCATAAGTACCACGCACGTTCTAATGGTCACCGTACTCGGTGACTCAGTGCAGCGATGAAAAGGAGACGACATTGGAAGGGTATTCGGCGCAACGGCGGCAACTTAGGGAGAGCTCCGTATACTCAGCGACAAACCTCGTCGAGGTTGGGAGATTGAATTAAGGTGCCTGAGGGTCTTTAACAGTGGCGACGACGACACCTAGTTAGCGTTGCAGATCTTGGATGGAGAAGAAAATGGGTCTGATATGAGAgatagaaaacagaacacaaccACTCCTAAGACACAGCGACATGATGAAGATGCCATCTCGCAAAATGGTGTTGGCAAGAAGAAGTTCGTAATGGTCGTTGGTAATAGATAGTGGCAATGGAGGTGGAAACAAAAATACAAGACTGGCGTGGAGgagggaatttttttttttgggtcgaTAGGAGGAAAATTGTTTGGCGATAGAAAAGTTGTTGGTTTCGGGTCCGATGTCGCAATAGGCCTGGACTCttgtcgaaaaaaaaaaaaggccgaATGCTATTCTATTACCTTAATAATGCTACCCCAATGCTCCTGTAGAACTGGTCAAGTAGCACTTCTACAaagtacccaaaaaaaaaagtagcACTTCTACATGGACATGTATCTGAAAAACCTTGATGCAGATGCAAAATGTTGTGCTATTCTATCGCAAGTGATTTCAAGATTAACCTTAATTTGGGAGTTGGTGTATGAGAAACATTTGTTTGTTCTTATTAAGCCATTTTAATTACAGCATAATGAATGCAGAGAATTAATAATGGAGAAATTCACTGAAGTAAAGTAGTACTAGTCAGTATAATGTAAGAAGAAGGTTGCAGATGGAGTTCAGTTTGGTTAGCAAGCTGGGACGCATTTTAGAGCGTAGCAGCAGCCATAAACATTACACGCAGACAACACCCCTGCCGTAGGTGGTTAATAGTAAGTGTGTGAAAAAACATAGTCTATTGTAAACAAAAAGCGATACAGCATTATCCACAAAATACAATAAACTTGGTCTATTGCCAGGAATTAGTACATCAAGTAACGGAATTCTCAAAAAGTGATACACAAAGATAATCTACAAAATACAAGTCTGGTTAACAACATAAAGATAGCATGATTCAGGAGCATGCAGCATCGTTGCTCCATTGGACCTACAGTACTGTGACTGGCTCAGTTGACATGACCTCGAAGATTCCCACACCTCCAGGCTCGAATTTGCACAGGCTAGCAAAGTCTGCCCAGCCTCCGGAGATGACCCCGAAGCTACCGTCTCGCTTGCCACTAAATCTGGTGTAGGTGACCTCGACCTCAATGTGTCCGTGTGATAGGAAGAGTGTGTGTCTCTGACCAGTGAAATGGCTCAGATGAGGGACATTTAGCTGATTGTAGCATAGCAGCAGATCATTAACAGAGAAAAAATTTATTGATGAAGACACGTACAAGAAAATGAATTGGTGCCTTACCAACAGGTGAGAGTGTAAGACGCGGTTAGTGAGGTCCATGACAAAGAATGGCCATTTGGTTTTGTGTGTTTCAGCTATCGCTTTCGCCTTGTGTGAGGAAGGATTATTGATACAGCGGGCACGCCGGTAAGTACCTTTCGCTTCGTACGGCGGTTCCTTGGACGGTCAGGGCTGGTATGTGTTTTCGCGGCCACCGAA
This window contains:
- the LOC112756408 gene encoding large ribosomal subunit protein eL18; this encodes MGIDLKAGGKSKKTKRTAPKSNDIYLKLLVKLYRFLVRRTGSNFNAVILKRLFMSKVNKPPLSLSRLIRYMKGKEDKIAVVVGAVTDDIRVYEVPALKVTALRFTETARARIEKAGGECLTFDQLALRAPLGQNTVLLRGPKNAREAVKHFGPAPGVPHSHTKPYVRAKGRKFERARGRRNSRGFRV
- the LOC112756407 gene encoding epoxide hydrolase 1 yields the protein MEKIEHTWVNTNGIKMHVVSIGSGPAVLFLHGFPELWYSWRHQLLSLSAQGYRCIAPDLRGYGDTDAPPSPSSYSALHIVGDLVGLLDALRIDQVFLVGHDWGAAMAWYFCLFRPDRIKALVNMSVVFRPRNPKWKPLQSLRAMLGDDYYICRFQKPGEAEEEFARAGTSRIIKTFLVSRDPRPPCVPKEIGFGGSPNLRVALPSWLTEEDINYYASKFDQKGFTGGLNYYRAIDLTWELTAPWTGVQIKVPVKFIVGDLDVTYNTPGVKEYIHDGGFKKEVPFLQELVVMEGVAHFINQERPDEISAHIHDFIKKF